CTGACCCTGGCCAGTACAGACTCACTGTTCTCCGCTGCCTGCCTCGACTTCAGAAGCTGGACAACCAAGGTAAACCTGTACTGTACATTTACACCGAAGCTGGAGCATAAGTTCATATGTGAGGTTCTTGTGGTTTAGTGGAATGTTTTATGCAATTTCATACGTCTAATAAATGTTGTACATTTTACCCCATTGCATTTGTCTAGTTACTTTTCACTTTACAGTTTTTCATACCAATTCTGTCCGGagaaaagtcatatttttaaaaTATGCTGTTTAGGAATTATTATGATAAACTGAATAATTAAATGCTCCTTTATGGACTTTCCTCCTTTTTAAACTAAACAAATTCTTAAAAATTCTCTTGGATTTGCCGGAAAATGCATTGTCATGAGTTCATAAAAAACTTTTTTAGAGATAGTGTTCTCACAACAGTAACACAACAaacatttttcatttcttttaaattatttggatctctgttagctttggcttaggccatcGCTATTCTTCCTGAAGTCCACACCCAACACAATTGTCTTTACACTGCAGTacacaaattaccaaaaacacccccacacaaaacaaaacaacacaaacaactaaaaaacattcatcacaattacaaaacaaaaacaacatacatgtaCATGTCAATTAACAGTACCTCCCAAAAAGTAGTTTTTAGCATAACTTGTAAATGGTCATATATTTCACAGTTATACATCAATATAATGTCAATCAACTAAATACTAGCTGACACTGAGCATTGTTTTTGCAAATAGATACTCTTACAGTAATTCTTTAAATCTGTATTTGTTACTTTCTTGAATGATTCAAATATATGATCATCCTATAAAACATTATGCACAGTTGCAGATTAAACAACTATAGCCAGATTGACTGTCACTATATTTTACAAATCAATGAAATTGATAGGCTTGACAATGAAATTGATTCTGATAGTTTCCAATGGCTAGTATGAAACTTCTCAACTGGAAGGATTGTCTTTAGAGGAAAAATAATGACACAATTAGCAAAAATCACACATAAAATTATCAAGATTTCTCAtggttatttttatgttcagttctcgATTTATTAATTTATACCTGTTAAAGTCATGTTTTGTGATTTAgattcatttattatattatcactGTACTCATGTTGGTATTATTTTAACTTAAGTGTTAAGTCCAGTAGTTATGTAGTTTCTAATAAAGTCAAAAACTAGGTCATTTTCAGCAGGATTTGGTGATGTTAGACAATTATTTTTTCCCTGTTCAAAGCTACTGTTATTATATTAGTCTAAAAAAATATGTAAGCTGACCTCTATAAACTACTCAATGATATATAAAGTAGTTGAAATTAATGCATGACTAATATGAATCCAAAAGCTTTAGTGAAACATTAAAactaatttaattacattttgctgataatgtTGACATGCTTTATGTAAGTAATGTACCAAATACTTGATATTGTCATGGCTTATTTTCAGTTTGTAATCAACACTTTAACTTAACTGAAAGGATCTGGAGGTTTTGATCTTACTGAGCAGTTTGATTAAATACAACACCATATGCTGTTGTAAATGATAGTAGAGAAGAACACCTTTATGATGAAAGAACCTTAAATCTGATATTTTGTTTGTGCAGTCGTGACAGAAGAGGAGATTGCACTAGCTCTCATGGAGGGTGAAGAGGTCACCACACCCCCAGGTTCAATCCAGAACCAGCTTTCTACCAACGGCCTTCCAGACGCAGAAACGGAGAACGACCCACTCAACTACAACATGGAAGAGACAAAGTAAGACTTGACGCCAGCAGAAAATACGCTAGCTGTCAAAGTAGTGTCGATGAATGTAAACAAACCCTTTCTTAAATGTTGTTTGTAGTAAAATCAGAGAACAGTTGGGGATGAAGCCCCTCTCCAGAGACAAGTTCCCGTCACTGTCATCTCCATCGACCAGAGAAACTAAAACATCTTTGAGGAAGGTAGCCTGTATTTTCACTGTTTCCTCTTAATTTTCTTATTATTATCTGCACTCAGTACCTGACAGACCACTTTGTATTTCCAGTCACACACTCTCGATGCAGTTCTGCTGCTGCTTAAGGATTTGGAAGAAGAGGAGCTTCGCATTGTACACACAGCCACGCAGAACAGACTCCAGATGTACACACTGGACTCGGAAATGCTCAACGATTCACTGCAGACACAGAAAACAGCCGACATCCAACACTGAAACAGTTCACAGCATGCGCTCAGGTCAACATAGATGCATGGCACTGTATTTAACTTCACTGACCCCTCTGCTTTTTGTGGTCCACTTTTTTCATGAGGCGAAATAACTAAttttgttagctttttttttttttttcaatacaaccCTGTGTCTAAAAGCAATGATCAAGAAAATGCAATTATGTTGATTTATTTGACAACAGTGCATGAACAAGTCAAATGCTGAATCTGAGAAATTTTGCAATAAATACATGCTTATTTAGAATACAATACCAGCAACACAAGCATGTATTTTTCAAGTTTCGTCATGTTATAGTTAAAAATATTTCAATACAGGGTCCAAATTATTTGCAGATCATGGTTTTCATTTTTACAGTGTCTCAACAGTTTACGGAAACAGCTTTGTACGTGCAACCCTCCCTGCCTTGTAAGAACAACAGAATGTATGTTTTGCTACATGTTAATCTATTTCTATAATTAAAGAGGTAAAAACTGCAATACTTTATTTTTGAATGGTCATTTTAATTACACAGATGGCCGGGAAAAAATACATTCATCCACAAAATGGTTTGAAAGTGAGCTTGCAGCTGAACCAGTTCATcagttatttaatttcatttatttatttattcatttaaactGTGTCAGGTCATATTTTTCACACGTATTCTGCCCATTTCTCAGTGACTAAAATACACTATACAGAGAAAGCCGGTCCATGGTTTATGTGACAAAAGTGTGCAGCTTCTTCTTCTTAGTCACCCTCCTCGTTCTCCAGGAAATCCACTAATGTGTTCGCTTCCACAGGGACGATCAGATATTCCACTCCATCTGCACCCTGTAAAACAATGACGACAAATTTAGAAATAGAAACAGGAGTCTAAGGCAGAAATACATGACATCTACGACAACACAATGGTAAATGGTACCTTGCGTGTCCGTATGAGTTTGTGATCTCTGAACTCAGTCAGCTGAGTCCTCAGAGTGAGGTCAGAGTTCACCAAGAACGCCTCTCGACAACGCTGGTAGAAGTCTTGGAATGACAGTccttcacaaacacaaacagtaagatcaatattgtaacataacatgctgcaaacttttaatcccccttggccaaatatagtgtaagattctgttgaaagttattgccctataatttagattagatggtctttgtgtaaaacctattacatacatatttatatttggaagtactcagatattataactgcaagAGGCCATTGGACcttaaaaaagtaggtcaaggtcacatattttcaatagcttctgctccatgccaagatgcatccacagtataaatttggtgcagatatatcAATGCATTCAGATAATTCGATTATGTCATTgaaaggacagacagatgacaaaacaattacaatatccctttggccagaagttggccaaggggtaaaaattaGAGTCACACTAAAGATAAATGACAAACGTGTGAGCACCTGTATATGAAGGATTGTCCTTGTTCTCCAGCTGAAATTTCACCAGCAGTTTGAAGATTCCTCTGTAGATACAAATGAAAGCCATGAAGCATCTTAGAAATTAGTGCACAACAAGTTACCGTCATCAGTGACAGATGTGTTTACATGAACCCTAATATTCCAACAAAAATCAAAGCAATAACCCAGTGTAAGAAACTGTCCTTTTGGCTCGATAGGAATGGGTTAAACCTTCAAAAATCTGTTAAATAGGTATAGATTAGTACCAACAGTCATGTAAGCACTTAAAGGATCATTCCTGTTAGAAATACATATATTCCAACTGCATTCAGGTAAGATAAACATTAGGTGGCAGCAAAATTACACTGGTGTGTAGCTAATACAACTGTTCTATTGAAGGCCTTAAATGATTTAAAGATTGCTGATGTTGATGGTCAAAAGGCTCAAAACATGTGGTTCATAATATCACTGAGCTGATGAGCACTTGGATACTGCAGTAATATGCTTTGTGTACTGTACTAATTCTTAGAATTGATAGTTTACATGCAGATATTTGCAGCTGATGGTTCATTTTATGTTGTGTTTAAACCCAGACTACTAGATCCTAaatgtaaatacatgtaaatgtaaatgcaatcTATGTATCTCATATTTTATGAAGATGGTGTTTTGTTCTATATGTTCTTTGTTATGTTTTCCAAAACTTagatgatatatcatgatatttttaCCAGATGCTTTCCGAAACACCATCTTGGTTAGAAATAGACTGAAAAGATGAATAAATCCAGAATTCACATTTTCTTCTGTTATATTTCAAACAGATTAGACATTTCAAAGCAAACAAAAGCAGGTTCTCCATGTCAAAAAAAGTTTACTGTGATTTAATGCTTTGGTGCATGTAAACTCACACCTTATTGGATCACTTTATTCCGCATCTGTGTAAACAGCCAAGTTCGAATCAACTGGGGTGAAGAAACATGTGTGCTTTCTATTTGTACGGTACCTGGCATTTGGTGTCAAACTTCTCAGCACATGCGTAAGAGAAGACAGAGCCAGAGCCCCAGTCTGCTGCACCAGGAGAGAGTTTTCATACGATGTCTCCTCTGCATAATGTTGGAATGTCACACACTCCCACCACAGCCAGTTAAACTGGCTCTGCTTAAACTGGTCCCACACTGGAATTACACAGGAAAActccatttaaaaacagacacatcTGATACAACACATttcaatataaataaaactgcaacaCTGACTGATAATATGTATTTTCATCACCAATAAAATATGAACGTGAAGAAAAATCATTTTACTTCCAGTCTTTATGTATTCAGGACAGTGATTAATGTCAAATCAATGTCAGTTTGGTAAAAGGTTGGCTAATTCAATGGTGGAGGAGGGAAGAATGAGGATATTGGTTGATGAAg
The DNA window shown above is from Sphaeramia orbicularis chromosome 17, fSphaOr1.1, whole genome shotgun sequence and carries:
- the cfap410 gene encoding cilia and flagella associated protein 410, whose product is MKLTRKLVLAKAKASDLESVKKLNCWGCNLTDISIFSQMPNIEVLTLSVNSITSLSPLAGCLSLCELYLRRNMIPSLSELSHLRPLTRLRVLWLAENPCCGTDPGQYRLTVLRCLPRLQKLDNQVVTEEEIALALMEGEEVTTPPGSIQNQLSTNGLPDAETENDPLNYNMEETNKIREQLGMKPLSRDKFPSLSSPSTRETKTSLRKSHTLDAVLLLLKDLEEEELRIVHTATQNRLQMYTLDSEMLNDSLQTQKTADIQH